The following are encoded together in the Thermostichus vulcanus str. 'Rupite' genome:
- a CDS encoding TVP38/TMEM64 family protein, translated as MAPIALIGLRSLSIVIPAIPSTLYSILAGALFGLGTGILYIAIADFLACMLNFYLAKRFGRRLVQRMVGQRFMYKVDTLSSKYLENNIFLTSGFLMTGLFDFVAYAVGLTQMKWQNFTLALILGITVSTPPVVALGAGILEQGRWLLGLALLGMFALAMLTGWLNRRRES; from the coding sequence TTGGCTCCTATTGCCCTCATCGGGCTACGATCCCTCAGTATTGTCATCCCTGCCATACCCAGTACCCTTTATTCCATCTTGGCTGGAGCGCTCTTTGGGCTTGGAACGGGCATTCTTTATATAGCAATCGCCGATTTTCTAGCCTGTATGCTTAATTTTTATCTCGCTAAAAGGTTTGGCCGAAGACTGGTACAACGAATGGTTGGGCAAAGGTTCATGTACAAAGTTGACACTCTATCGAGCAAGTATCTGGAGAATAATATTTTTCTTACTTCAGGATTTTTAATGACCGGACTGTTCGATTTTGTCGCTTACGCGGTTGGATTAACTCAAATGAAGTGGCAAAACTTTACTCTGGCTTTGATTCTAGGGATCACAGTCTCCACCCCTCCTGTCGTAGCCTTAGGTGCAGGGATCCTGGAGCAGGGAAGATGGCTGTTGGGCTTGGCTCTGTTGGGAATGTTTGCTCTAGCTATGTTGACAGGATGGCTAAATAGAAGACGAGAATCTTAA